One stretch of Pieris brassicae chromosome 8, ilPieBrab1.1, whole genome shotgun sequence DNA includes these proteins:
- the LOC123713187 gene encoding trafficking protein particle complex subunit 3: MSRQTSRLDAKKVNSELLTLTYGALVSQMLKEIDNPDDVNKQLERIGYNMGVRLIEDFLARTGSNRCMEMRETADKIQQAFRLYLNMQPTVTSWSSSGDEFSLVWDQCPLSEWVEMPNNGLKYCALIPGAIRGALQMVQLDVQCWFIQDQLKGDAVTELRVKYIKRLEDAVPAGED; encoded by the exons ATGTCCCGCCAAACATCAAGGCTTGATGCTAAGAAAGTT aACTCCGAACTTTTAACCCTAACATACGGCGCCCTCGTCTCACAAatgttaaaagaaatagataatCCAGATGATGTTAATAAACAGTTAGAACGAATTGGTTATAATATGGGAGTACGTTTAATTGAAGATTTTTTAGCTAGGACTGGATCTAACAGGTGCATGGAAATGAGAGAGACAGCAGATAAAATACAACAGGCGTTTCG ACTTTACCTTAACATGCAGCCAACAGTAACTAGCTGGAGTAGTTCTGGGGATGAATTTTCTCTAGTCTGGGACCAGTGCCCACTCAGCGAATGGGTTGAGATGCCAAATAATGGTCTTAAATACTGTGCTCTTATTCCTGGGGCTATTCGAGGTGCATTGCAAATGGTTCAGCTCGATGTTCAATGCTGGTTTATAcag GATCAGTTAAAAGGAGATGCAGTGACTGAGCTCcgagtaaaatatataaaaagactGGAAGATGCTGTACCAGCAGGAGAAgattag
- the LOC123713755 gene encoding adenosine deaminase AGSA-like, whose translation MWLLLVTSLFHICLASDYQSKRAKILYDESIQMIGGKIILTDKESAVNNCLMRHKFEEVDYGLDNPQYYNFSRHFFTYKDKIRNSKVYRIIRDMPKGAALHIHDMGILDPDYVLNITYMDNLFVCFEESDVNLKFADKPPNTDCNWQLMKEARESSGNITMFDENLSKHFTICVHDPDVIYPSIKEVWDAFTGYFKRVASMMSYRPVWEQYFYDVLKKFRNDNIMYVEVRSVLLNLYELDGTVYEPLITAKTYQKSYKRFMKDYPDFIGAKLIYAPPRNIDIYKLDEYLKLAYKIKAHMPEFFAGFDLVGQEATGSPLVEFIPQLESAENDFNYFFHAGETNWYGTLVDQNLVDAVLLGAKRIGHAYALTKHPVVMKLVMENDIGIEVNVISNAVLGLVRDVRNHPLSTFIAQGLPVVLSSDDPGVWEADPLSDDFYVTFVGVASRLADLRLLKQLALNSLKYSVLDVDAKKIAIKKFNRRWTEFIDNFKCTNY comes from the coding sequence ATGTGGTTATTATTAGTAACTTCATTGTTCCACATTTGCCTTGCATCGGACTATCAATCCAAACgagcaaaaatattatatgatgaGTCAATCCAAATGATAGGaggaaaaataattcttaccGATAAGGAATCAGCCGTAAACAACTGCTTAATGCGACACAAGTTCGAAGAGGTCGACTATGGCTTAGATAACCcccaatattataatttttcacgACATTTCTTCACATACAAAGACAAAATACGGAATTCAAAAGTCTATAGAATAATACGGGACATGCCTAAAGGAGCCGCACTACACATTCACGACATGGGAATACTAGATCCAGATTATGTCTTAAATATCACTTATATGGATAAcctttttgtttgttttgaaGAGTCCGatgtgaatttaaaattcgccGACAAACCGCCGAACACCGACTGCAACTGGCAATTGATGAAAGAAGCGAGGGAATCCTCAGGAAATATCACAATGTTTGATGAGAATTTATCGAAACATTTCACAATATGTGTACACGACCCCGATGTAATTTATCCGAGCATCAAAGAGGTGTGGGACGCATTCACTGGGTATTTCAAAAGGGTCGCCTCGATGATGTCCTACAGACCTGTGTGGGAGCAATACTTTTACGAcgtattaaagaaatttaggAACGATAACATAATGTACGTGGAGGTGCGAAGCGTCCTTTTGAACTTGTACGAATTAGACGGTACAGTCTACGAACCTTTAATAACAGCGAAGACATatcaaaaatcatataaacgTTTTATGAAGGACTACCCCGATTTTATTGGTGCCAAACTTATTTATGCGCCTCCGAGGAATAtagacatatataaattagatGAGTATTTGAAGTTAGCATACAAAATCAAGGCACATATGCCTGAATTCTTTGCTGGTTTCGACTTAGTAGGCCAAGAAGCGACAGGAAGCCCGTTAGTTGAATTTATACCACAATTAGAGTCGGCCGAAaacgattttaattattttttccacGCGGGCGAAACAAATTGGTATGGTACATTAGTGGATCAGAATTTGGTTGATGCCGTTTTGCTTGGAGCAAAGAGAATTGGACACGCATACGCCTTAACGAAGCATCCGGTAGTGATGAAGCTGGTGATGGAAAATGATATTGGTATAGAAGTGAATGTGATATCAAATGCTGTGTTAGGGCTTGTACGGGATGTGAGAAATCATCCTTTGAGTACGTTTATAGCTCAAGGACTTCCAGTGGTGTTGTCTAGTGATGACCCAGGAGTCTGGGAAGCGGATCCATTGTCTGATGACTTCTACGTGACATTCGTTGGCGTGGCTAGCCGTCTCGCAGATCTAAGGCTACTGAAACAGCTTGCTTTaaactctttaaaatataGCGTCTTGGATGTTGATGCCAAAAAGATCGCTATAAAAAAGTTCAACCGCCGTTGGACtgaatttattgataattttaagtgtactaattattaa
- the LOC123713456 gene encoding adenosine deaminase 2-A-like produces MLLKSERNYTNISLFIAMCALIVIFLVAVLVTVESHNEYESALFQRTQLLERELNMMLGNDLELGDAEEQVNEYIMELKRDEVDFGFTHPQHFNYSKHFFDYKDEVQHTQLFKIIKQMPKGALLHAHDTGMLSPDYVVTLTYLENLYVCFEEESVKFLFARELPTTDCSTQWQLMRDARYSSGNVEKFDENLKKYFTLVIDDHSEIYTDINIVWEQFQNYFIRTTDLFTYEPVWEQYFYDTLKALREDNVMYLEIRSVLPGLYDLDGNVYDEMETLASYKRVIDRFSKDYPDFFGAKIIFAPLRSVQPETVKEYLQKAKIMKREYADIFAGFDLVGQEDLGRPIKDFLKELSTEAEDIDFFFHAGETNWYGTSSDENLVDAIVLNARRIGHAFALIKHPVLIEEVKKRNIAIEGNVISNVVLKLVEDMRNHPLASFIAQGLPVVLASDDPGIWGADPLSLDFFVTFVGVASRHADLRLLKKLALNSLYYSTYSNKDKIVHEFDIRWARFIHNIQTNHL; encoded by the coding sequence ATGTTGTTAAAAAGTGAAcgtaattatacaaacattagtttatttatagctATGTGTGCtttaatagttattttctTGGTTGCCGTACTGGTGACGGTGGAGTCACACAATGAATACGAAAGTGCGTTATTTCAAAGGACACAGTTGTTAGAAAGAGAGTTAAATATGATGCTTGGAAATGATTTAGAATTAGGTGATGCTGAAGAACAGgtaaatgaatatattatggaGTTAAAAAGAGACGAAGTCGACTTTGGCTTTACGCACCcacaacattttaattattcgaaacatttttttgattATAAGGATGAAGTGCAGCACACAcagctatttaaaattataaaacaaatgccGAAAGGTGCATTGCTTCACGCACATGATACAGGTATGCTAAGCCCCGACTACGTCGTGACATTGACTTATTTGGAAAATCTATACGTCTGTTTTGAAGAGGAGTcggttaaatttttatttgcaaGGGAGTTACCGACAACAGATTGTTCAACGCAATGGCAATTAATGAGAGATGCCAGATATTCTTCGGGGAATGTTGAAAAATTCGATGAAAaccttaaaaagtactttactCTCGTCATTGATGATCACAGTGAGATATATACGGATATAAACATTGTCTGGGaacaatttcaaaattactttatacGCACCACTGATTTGTTTACATATGAACCTGTGTGGGAGCAATATTTCTACGATACATTAAAAGCTCTAAGAGAAGACAATGTCATGTATCTTGAAATTAGAAGTGTTCTACCTGGCCTCTATGATTTGGACGGCAACGTGTATGATGAAATGGAAACACTTGCGTCGTACAAGAGGGTTATAGACAGATTTTCTAAAGACTATCCAGATTTTTTCGGTGCAAAGATAATATTTGCTCCTTTAAGATCAGTTCAACCGGAAACTGTTAAAGAATATTTGCAGAAAGCTAAAATCATGAAGAGAGAGTACGCAGATATTTTTGCCGGATTCGACTTAGTGGGACAGGAGGATTTAGGGAGGCCaataaaagattttcttaAAGAATTGAGTACTGAAGCAGAGGATATTGACTTTTTCTTTCACGCAGGAGAAACTAATTGGTACGGAACAAGTTCAGATGAGAATTTAGTAGATGCTATAGTGCTCAATGCTCGCCGTATAGGGCACGCATTTGCTTTGATCAAACATCCGGTACTGATAGAGGAAGTTAAAAAAAGGAACATAGCTATAGAAGGTAACGTGATCTCTAATGTAGTCTTAAAGTTGGTCGAAGATATGAGAAATCACCCGTTGGCTAGTTTTATTGCTCAAGGCTTGCCTGTGGTGCTAGCTAGTGATGACCCTGGGATATGGGGAGCTGATCCATTGTCTCtggatttttttgtaacttttgTAGGAGTGGCCAGTCGACATGCAGATCTTCGACTTCTCAAAAAGTTAGCTTTGAATTCTCTTTATTATAGCACATACtctaataaagataaaattgttCACGAGTTTGATATCCGATGGGCTAGATTTATTCACAACATTCAGACAAATCATTTGTGA
- the LOC123713254 gene encoding adenosine deaminase 2-like translates to MLLVIFILCAVFGQTLVARSLNDLNFERKNILDDEFEMQVGGRLRLTEDEVTANEILMHWKRLEISQAFNNPEYSNFSRHYFTYKHHIDKSNVYQIIRKMPKGAALHVHSTLMLSTDRVMELTYEDHLYACFANSELHLQFSTTVPKRPCPVEWRLLSELRNESADVTAFDMELRKYFSLFINDDDVITNGDINYTWDRFNKICRTIKYLISYRPVREKHFYAGLKEFYDDNIRYIEVRSGLAKLYELNGTEHDPTYLAHLFNRVSKKFKEDHPDFCGIKLIVTRWRGINMEQMQEVIDVARQVKKELPDLFAGFDLVGQEDKGKPLKDFLPLLAAQDDLQYYFHGGETNWSGTSTDENLVDAILLGSNRIGHGYALIKHPALMAAVKQRDIAIEVNVISNTVLSLVSDVRNHPLAAYLALGLPVIISSDDPGVWGADPLSHDYYVTFTRVASKKTDLRLLKQLAINSIRYSALDDEGKTSMFRLFHKNWLEFIQNVTAENSFTDTVK, encoded by the coding sequence ATGTTGCTCGTAATCTTTATATTGTGCGCCGTGTTCGGGCAAACTCTTGTCGCGCGTTCTCTTAACGACTTAAACTTCGAGAGGAAAAATATTCTAGATGATGAATTCGAAATGCAAGTTGGCGGACGCCTGCGTCTCACAGAGGATGAAGTCACGGCAAACGAAATCCTCATGCATTGGAAACGGTTAGAAATATCCCAAGCATTCAATAATCCTGAATACTCCAACTTCTCAAGACACTATTTCACCTATAAGCATCATATTGACAAGTCAAATGTCTATCAAATTATACGGAAAATGCCGAAGGGCGCCGCGCTTCATGTTCACAGCACCCTCATGCTGAGTACCGATCGTGTAATGGAGCTAACATACGAGGACCACTTATACGCTTGCTTCGCGAATTCAGAATTACACTTACAATTCTCCACAACTGTTCCCAAACGGCCTTGCCCAGTTGAGTGGCGTCTTTTGAGCGAATTAAGAAATGAATCAGCTGACGTCACTGCCTTTGATATGGAGCTaaggaaatactttagtttgtttataaatgacGACGATGTTATCACAAATGGCGATATTAACTATACGTGGGATAGATTTAACAAAATCTGTAGAACTATAAAGTATTTGATATCATACAGACCTGTTAGGGAGAAACATTTCTATGCAGGCTTAAAAGAGTTTTACGATGACAACATAAGATATATCGAGGTAAGAAGCGGATTAGCAAaactatatgaattaaatggCACCGAACACGATCCTACTTACTTGGCTCATCTGTTTAATAGAGTCTCGAAGAAGTTTAAAGAAGATCATCCCGACTTCTGCGGAATAAAACTGATTGTTACGCGGTGGCGCGGTATCAACATGGAGCAAATGCAAGAAGTGATCGATGTCGCTCGTCAAGTGAAAAAGGAATTGCCCGATCTCTTTGCCGGATTCGATTTAGTGGGGCAGGAAGATAAGGGCAAACCTCTGAAAGATTTTCTTCCCCTTCTAGCTGCTCAGGACGACTTGCAATACTATTTCCATGGCGGTGAAACAAATTGGTCTGGAACTTCAACCGATGAGAATTTAGTGGATGCGATACTGCTTGGTTCAAACAGAATAGGCCATGGTTACGCATTAATCAAGCACCCAGCTCTAATGGCAGCAGTGAAACAGAGAGACATAGCAATAGAAGTGAATGTGATATCCAATACTGTGTTATCGTTAGTAAGTGATGTCCGAAACCATCCGCTGGCTGCCTATTTGGCTTTAGGCTTGCCTGTGATTATATCCAGCGATGATCCAGGGGTGTGGGGGGCAGATCCTTTATCCCATGACTATTATGTTACATTCACACGTGTAGCTAGCAAGAAAACCGATTTGCGACTTTTAAAACAGTTAGCTATAAATTCTATTAGGTATAGTGCATTGGATGATGAAGGTAAAACGTCAATGTTTCgactttttcacaaaaattggTTGGAGTTCATACAAAATGTAACAGCGGAGAATAGTTTTACAGACACGGTTAAATAG